Proteins co-encoded in one Lysobacter solisilvae genomic window:
- the cgtA gene encoding Obg family GTPase CgtA has translation MKLVDEAEIQVTAGDGGNGCIGFRREKFIPLGGPDGGDGGEGGSVWLLADENLNTLVDFRHQKTFRARRGENGMGRQMYGKAGDDLTITVPVGTVVTNVETDEVIGDLTQHGDRLLVAKGGKGGLGNMHFKSSINRSPRRALPGLPGEERALKLELKLLADVGLLGFPNAGKSTFIRAVSAATPKVADYPFTTLYPNLGVVSVEAHRSFVIADIPGLIEGAADGAGLGAQFLRHLQRTRLLLHLVDIAPMEGGVEGVNPAEQVRAIERELEKHDPELLAKPRWLVLNKADLLLEEEQQAAAQAIVDELGWKDRWYLVSAIGRENTWPIMKDVMAFFDSLKEAAQEAANEAAYRAGE, from the coding sequence ATGAAACTCGTCGACGAAGCCGAAATCCAGGTCACCGCAGGCGATGGCGGCAATGGCTGCATCGGCTTCCGCCGCGAGAAGTTCATCCCGCTGGGCGGGCCGGATGGCGGCGACGGTGGCGAAGGCGGCAGCGTCTGGCTGCTGGCCGATGAAAATCTCAACACGCTGGTCGACTTCCGCCACCAGAAGACCTTCCGCGCCCGCCGCGGCGAGAACGGCATGGGTCGGCAGATGTACGGCAAGGCCGGCGACGACCTGACCATCACCGTCCCCGTCGGCACCGTGGTGACCAACGTGGAAACCGACGAGGTCATCGGCGACCTCACCCAGCACGGCGATCGCCTGCTGGTGGCCAAGGGCGGCAAGGGCGGCCTGGGCAACATGCATTTCAAGAGTTCGATCAACCGCTCGCCGCGCCGGGCGCTGCCCGGCCTGCCGGGCGAGGAGCGCGCGCTCAAGCTCGAACTCAAGCTGCTGGCCGACGTGGGCCTGCTGGGCTTCCCCAATGCCGGCAAGAGCACGTTCATCCGCGCGGTGTCCGCGGCGACGCCGAAGGTGGCGGACTATCCGTTCACCACGCTCTACCCGAACCTGGGCGTGGTCAGCGTGGAAGCGCACCGCAGCTTCGTGATCGCCGACATCCCCGGGCTGATCGAGGGCGCGGCCGACGGCGCCGGCCTGGGCGCGCAGTTCCTGCGCCACCTGCAGCGCACCCGCCTGCTGCTGCACCTGGTGGACATCGCCCCGATGGAGGGCGGCGTGGAAGGCGTCAATCCCGCCGAGCAGGTCCGGGCGATCGAGCGCGAGCTTGAAAAGCATGATCCGGAGCTGCTGGCCAAACCGCGGTGGCTCGTGCTCAACAAGGCCGACCTGCTGCTGGAAGAGGAGCAGCAGGCCGCCGCGCAGGCCATCGTCGACGAGCTGGGCTGGAAGGACCGCTGGTACCTGGTGTCCGCCATCGGCCGCGAGAACACCTGGCCGATCATGAAGGACGTCATGGCCTTCTTCGATTCGCTGAAGGAAGCCGCGCAGGAAGCCGCCAACGAAGCGGCCTATCGCGCCGGCGAATGA
- the rpsT gene encoding 30S ribosomal protein S20, with the protein MANIKSAKKRAKQTVVRNARNAAQRSMLRTAVKKVLKALDANDATGAKAAFDVAQPILDRFSSRGLIHKNKAARHKSRLTARIKALSVAA; encoded by the coding sequence GTGGCCAATATCAAGTCCGCCAAGAAGCGCGCCAAGCAGACCGTCGTGCGCAATGCCCGCAACGCCGCTCAGCGTTCGATGCTGCGTACCGCCGTCAAGAAGGTGCTCAAGGCACTCGACGCCAACGACGCCACTGGCGCCAAGGCGGCCTTCGACGTGGCGCAGCCGATTCTCGACCGCTTCAGCTCGCGCGGCCTGATCCACAAGAACAAGGCTGCCCGTCACAAGAGCCGTCTGACCGCGCGCATCAAGGCGCTGTCCGTCGCCGCCTGA
- a CDS encoding copper chaperone PCu(A)C, whose translation MKILRTLALVLCTLLALPACARDCAPQVREGWVRLMPVAMPMMAGFGRIDNPCATPVTIVGVSSPSFGEVSLHETRIVGGVSRMRAVPELRIAPQGSAVLKPGGLHLMLMSPGAPLKEGSRVAVEFRLKDGGVLRGELEARRPAD comes from the coding sequence ATGAAGATCCTGCGCACCCTCGCCCTGGTCCTGTGCACGCTGCTGGCGCTGCCCGCCTGCGCACGCGACTGCGCACCGCAGGTGCGCGAAGGCTGGGTGCGGCTGATGCCCGTGGCGATGCCGATGATGGCCGGCTTCGGCCGCATCGATAACCCCTGCGCGACGCCGGTCACCATCGTCGGCGTGAGCAGCCCGTCCTTCGGCGAGGTGTCGCTGCACGAGACGCGCATCGTCGGCGGCGTGAGCCGCATGCGCGCGGTGCCGGAACTGCGGATCGCGCCGCAGGGATCGGCCGTGCTCAAGCCCGGCGGACTGCACCTGATGCTGATGAGCCCCGGCGCTCCCTTGAAAGAAGGCAGCCGCGTGGCGGTCGAGTTCCGGCTGAAGGACGGCGGCGTGCTGCGCGGGGAACTGGAAGCGCGCCGGCCGGCGGACTAG
- the rpmA gene encoding 50S ribosomal protein L27, producing MAHKKGVGSSRNGRDSNPKYLGVKIYGGQAIEAGNIIVRQRGTNFHPGMGVGLGRDHTLFALVDGKVEFSTKGPKKRRTVSVVAA from the coding sequence ATGGCACACAAAAAGGGCGTAGGTTCCTCGCGCAACGGCCGCGACTCCAACCCGAAGTACCTGGGCGTCAAGATCTACGGCGGCCAGGCCATCGAGGCCGGCAACATCATCGTGCGTCAGCGCGGTACCAACTTCCACCCGGGCATGGGCGTCGGCCTGGGCCGCGACCACACGCTGTTCGCGCTGGTCGATGGCAAGGTCGAGTTCTCGACCAAGGGTCCGAAGAAGCGCCGCACTGTCAGCGTCGTCGCCGCGTAA
- a CDS encoding acyl-CoA thioesterase, giving the protein MSAPALAPQGRPALFRMPVALRWRDLDAFNHVNNSNFLTYLEEARIRWFASWDGEWVNDAMAPLLAAVQLNYRLPIPYPSDVVVELFTDRIGGSSVTIGHRIVSADGATLYCDGHVVVVWIGRENQRPIPLPDAVRAAMERPAG; this is encoded by the coding sequence ATGAGCGCGCCGGCACTGGCGCCGCAGGGCCGGCCTGCGCTGTTCCGCATGCCGGTCGCCCTGCGCTGGCGCGACCTGGACGCCTTCAACCACGTCAACAATTCCAACTTCCTCACCTACCTGGAGGAAGCGCGCATCCGCTGGTTCGCCAGCTGGGATGGCGAATGGGTGAACGACGCGATGGCGCCGCTGCTGGCGGCGGTGCAGCTCAATTACCGGCTGCCGATCCCGTATCCGTCGGACGTCGTGGTCGAACTGTTCACCGACCGCATCGGCGGCAGCAGCGTCACCATCGGCCATCGCATCGTGTCGGCCGACGGCGCCACGCTGTACTGCGATGGCCACGTCGTCGTGGTCTGGATCGGCCGCGAGAACCAGCGTCCGATCCCCCTGCCGGACGCGGTGCGCGCGGCGATGGAACGGCCCGCCGGCTAG
- the uvrA gene encoding excinuclease ABC subunit UvrA gives MALDFIRIRGARTHNLKNIDLDLPREKLIVITGLSGSGKSSLAFDTIYAEGQRRYVESLSAYARQFLSVMEKPDVDHIEGLSPAIAIEQKATSHNPRSTVGTITEIYDYLRLLYARVGTPRCPDHHYPLEAQTVSQMVDQVLALDPEQRYMLLAPVVRERKGEHAQIFEQLRAQGYVRVRVDGTLHEIDAVPPLALRVKHTIEAVIDRFKPREDLKQRLAESFETALKLGDGMAAVYSLDKPEADPQLFSSKYSCPVCDYSLPELEPRLFSFNSPVGACPTCDGLGVAQFFDPGRVVIHPELSLSAGAVRGWDRRNAYYFALIQSLAKHYRFSVDTHWQSLTQAQRDAVLFGSGDELINFTYTSESGSRHQRKHRFEGIVPNLERRYKETESAAVREELAKYISERACTECGGARLNRAARNVFVAERPLPQLVVLPIDEALSFFKSLNLPGWRGEIAVKIVKEITDRLRFLVDVGLDYLTLERKADSLSGGEAQRIRLASQIGAGLVGVMYVLDEPSIGLHQRDNERLLGTLTRLRDLGNTVIVVEHDEDAIRLADYVVDIGPGAGVHGGEIVAQGQLADILKGPRSLTGQYLSGKKRIEIPSKRHKPDPKTTFHLHGATGNNLKDVDLAIPASLFTCITGVSGSGKSTLINDTLFALAANELNGASHTPAPHRSHENLDLWDKVVDIDQSPIGRTPRSNPATYTGLFTPLREMFAQVPESRARGYSPGRFSFNVRGGRCEACQGDGLIKVEMHFLPDVYVPCDVCHGKRYNRETLEILYKGYNINDVLEMTVEDALNLFEAIPSISRKLETLMDVGLSYIKLGQSATTLSGGEAQRVKLSKELSRRDTGRTLYILDEPTTGLHFHDIEHLLAVLHRLRDDGNTVVVIEHNLDVIKTADWVIDLGPEGGHRGGTILATGTPETIAALPHSHTGRFLAPLLGITPGAAKDKPKARAAAPAPAKGKPATSAPAKAKAKPSKRSAA, from the coding sequence ATGGCGCTGGATTTCATCCGCATCCGCGGTGCGCGGACGCACAACCTCAAGAACATCGACCTCGACCTCCCGCGCGAGAAGTTGATCGTCATCACCGGCCTGTCGGGCTCGGGCAAGTCCTCGCTGGCCTTCGACACCATCTACGCCGAGGGGCAGCGCCGCTACGTGGAGTCGCTGTCGGCCTACGCGCGCCAGTTCCTGAGCGTGATGGAGAAGCCCGACGTCGACCACATCGAGGGCCTGTCCCCGGCCATCGCCATCGAGCAGAAGGCCACCTCGCACAACCCGCGCTCCACGGTCGGCACGATCACCGAGATCTACGACTACCTGCGCCTGCTGTATGCGCGGGTGGGCACGCCGCGCTGTCCGGACCACCACTACCCGCTCGAGGCCCAGACGGTCAGCCAGATGGTCGACCAGGTGCTGGCGCTCGACCCCGAGCAGCGCTACATGCTGCTGGCCCCGGTCGTGCGGGAGCGCAAGGGCGAACACGCCCAGATCTTCGAGCAGCTGCGCGCGCAGGGTTACGTGCGAGTCCGCGTGGACGGCACGCTGCACGAGATCGATGCCGTGCCGCCGCTTGCCCTGCGGGTCAAACACACCATCGAGGCGGTGATCGACCGCTTCAAGCCGCGCGAGGACCTCAAGCAGCGGCTGGCCGAATCCTTCGAGACGGCGCTCAAGCTGGGCGACGGCATGGCCGCGGTCTACAGCCTGGACAAGCCCGAGGCCGATCCGCAGCTGTTCTCCTCCAAGTACAGCTGCCCGGTCTGCGACTACTCGCTGCCGGAGCTGGAGCCGCGCCTGTTCTCCTTCAACTCGCCCGTTGGCGCGTGCCCGACCTGCGACGGGCTGGGCGTGGCGCAGTTCTTCGATCCGGGGCGCGTCGTCATCCATCCGGAGCTGTCGCTGTCCGCCGGCGCCGTGCGCGGCTGGGACCGTCGCAACGCGTACTACTTCGCGCTGATCCAGTCTCTGGCCAAGCACTACCGCTTCAGCGTCGACACGCACTGGCAGTCGCTGACGCAGGCCCAGCGCGACGCCGTGCTGTTCGGCAGCGGCGACGAGCTGATCAACTTCACCTACACCAGCGAAAGCGGCAGCCGGCACCAGCGCAAGCACCGGTTCGAGGGCATCGTCCCCAACCTGGAGCGGCGCTACAAGGAAACCGAATCGGCCGCGGTGCGCGAGGAACTGGCCAAGTACATCAGCGAGCGCGCCTGCACCGAGTGCGGCGGCGCGCGCCTGAACCGCGCCGCGCGCAATGTCTTCGTCGCCGAGCGTCCGCTGCCGCAGCTGGTCGTGCTGCCCATCGACGAGGCGCTGTCGTTCTTCAAGTCGCTCAACCTGCCCGGCTGGCGCGGCGAGATCGCGGTCAAGATCGTCAAGGAGATCACCGACCGCCTGCGTTTCCTGGTCGACGTCGGCCTGGATTACCTCACCCTGGAGCGCAAGGCCGATTCGCTCTCCGGCGGCGAGGCCCAGCGGATCCGGCTGGCCTCGCAGATCGGCGCCGGCCTGGTGGGCGTGATGTACGTGCTCGACGAGCCGTCGATCGGCCTGCACCAGCGCGACAACGAACGCCTGCTGGGCACGCTCACGCGCCTGCGCGACCTGGGCAACACGGTGATCGTGGTCGAACACGACGAGGACGCGATCCGCCTGGCCGACTACGTGGTCGACATCGGGCCCGGCGCGGGCGTGCACGGCGGCGAGATCGTGGCGCAGGGGCAGCTGGCCGACATCCTGAAGGGGCCGCGCTCGCTGACCGGCCAGTACCTGAGCGGCAAGAAGCGGATCGAGATCCCGTCCAAGCGGCACAAGCCCGACCCGAAGACGACCTTCCACCTGCATGGCGCCACCGGCAACAACCTCAAGGACGTGGACCTGGCCATCCCGGCCAGCCTGTTCACCTGCATCACCGGCGTTTCCGGTTCGGGCAAGTCGACGCTGATCAACGACACGCTGTTCGCCCTGGCCGCCAACGAGCTCAACGGCGCCTCGCACACGCCGGCGCCGCACCGCTCGCACGAGAACCTGGACCTGTGGGACAAGGTCGTCGACATCGACCAGTCGCCGATCGGGCGCACGCCGCGCTCGAACCCGGCCACGTACACCGGCCTGTTCACGCCGCTGCGGGAAATGTTCGCGCAGGTGCCCGAATCGCGCGCCCGCGGCTACTCGCCCGGACGCTTCAGCTTCAACGTGCGTGGCGGCCGCTGCGAGGCCTGCCAGGGCGACGGCCTGATCAAGGTGGAGATGCACTTCCTGCCCGACGTCTACGTCCCCTGCGACGTCTGCCACGGCAAGCGCTACAACCGCGAGACGCTGGAGATCCTCTACAAGGGCTACAACATCAACGACGTGCTCGAGATGACCGTCGAGGATGCGCTGAACCTGTTCGAGGCGATCCCGTCGATCTCGCGCAAGCTCGAAACGCTGATGGACGTGGGCCTGAGCTACATCAAGCTGGGCCAGAGCGCGACCACGCTGTCCGGCGGCGAGGCGCAGCGCGTGAAGCTGTCCAAGGAGCTGTCGCGTCGCGACACCGGCCGCACGCTCTACATCCTCGACGAGCCCACCACCGGCCTGCACTTCCACGACATCGAGCACCTGCTCGCGGTGCTGCACCGCCTGCGCGACGACGGCAACACCGTGGTGGTGATCGAGCACAACCTGGACGTGATCAAGACCGCGGACTGGGTGATCGACCTGGGCCCGGAAGGCGGCCACCGCGGCGGCACCATCCTGGCCACGGGCACGCCCGAGACCATCGCCGCGCTGCCGCATTCGCATACCGGCCGCTTCCTGGCGCCGCTGCTGGGCATCACGCCCGGCGCGGCCAAGGACAAGCCCAAGGCGAGGGCCGCTGCGCCGGCACCGGCCAAGGGCAAGCCCGCGACGTCGGCACCTGCCAAGGCCAAGGCCAAGCCATCCAAGAGGTCGGCCGCATGA
- the rplU gene encoding 50S ribosomal protein L21: MYAVVLTGGKQYRVMKGETLRVELLDVEAGSELKLDNVLMLGDGESIKIGDALKGASVTAKVIGHGRADKVRIVKFRRRKHHRKQMGHRQHYTEIEITGIAG; this comes from the coding sequence ATGTACGCAGTTGTACTCACCGGCGGTAAGCAATACCGCGTGATGAAAGGCGAGACGCTCCGCGTCGAGCTGCTCGATGTCGAAGCCGGCAGCGAGCTCAAGCTGGACAACGTGCTGATGCTCGGCGATGGCGAGTCCATCAAGATCGGCGACGCCCTCAAGGGCGCTTCGGTCACCGCCAAGGTCATCGGCCACGGCCGCGCCGACAAGGTGCGCATCGTCAAGTTCCGCCGCCGCAAGCACCATCGCAAGCAGATGGGCCACCGGCAGCATTACACCGAAATCGAAATCACCGGCATTGCCGGCTAA